Proteins encoded by one window of Dietzia sp. B32:
- the gndA gene encoding NADP-dependent phosphogluconate dehydrogenase, translated as MSTEREGATPTSDTAGSADIGVTGLAVMGSNIARNFARRGYTVAVHNRSAGKTDALLDEHGAEGDFIRTESIAEFAAALRSPRRALVMVQAGAPTDAVIDALADAFDEGDIIIDGGNSLYTDTIRREKAMAARGIRFIGAGISGGEEGALEGPSIMPGGPASSYEVVGPMLEDISAKVDGFPCCTHVGEDGSGHFVKMVHNGIEYSDMQLIGEAYHLLRGVAGIEPAAMAETFREWNTGELDSYLIEITAEVLAQVDAETGAPLVDVIVDRAGQKGTGRWTVKSALDLGVPVTGIAEAVFARALSSSVPQREAGRALPSGAVSTPAETGPDFVEDVRRALYASKVIAYAQGFDQITAANAEHGWDVARGDLATIWRGGCIIRATFLDRIREAYAENGDLPTLLAAPYFAEALADCVDSWRRVVTTAVAAGIPAPGFSAALAYYDGLRTERLPAALIQGQRDFFGAHTYLRTDREGSFHTLWSGDRSEVRA; from the coding sequence ATGAGTACTGAACGTGAAGGCGCGACGCCCACCTCCGACACCGCAGGATCCGCCGATATCGGAGTGACCGGTCTCGCCGTCATGGGCTCGAACATCGCCCGTAATTTCGCCCGCCGCGGTTACACGGTCGCCGTACACAACCGGTCCGCGGGCAAGACGGACGCCCTGCTCGACGAGCACGGTGCCGAGGGCGACTTCATCCGGACCGAGTCGATCGCCGAGTTCGCAGCCGCGCTCCGATCGCCCCGGCGTGCCCTCGTGATGGTGCAGGCGGGCGCGCCCACCGACGCCGTGATCGACGCCCTCGCCGACGCCTTCGACGAGGGCGACATCATCATCGATGGTGGCAACTCCCTCTACACCGACACCATCAGACGCGAGAAGGCCATGGCCGCACGCGGGATCCGGTTCATCGGCGCGGGGATCTCCGGTGGAGAGGAGGGGGCCCTGGAGGGCCCCTCCATCATGCCGGGCGGCCCGGCTTCCAGCTACGAGGTCGTCGGCCCGATGCTCGAAGACATCTCGGCCAAGGTCGACGGGTTCCCCTGCTGCACCCATGTCGGCGAGGACGGCTCGGGCCACTTCGTCAAGATGGTGCACAACGGAATCGAATACTCGGACATGCAGCTCATCGGCGAGGCCTACCACCTGCTGCGCGGCGTGGCCGGGATCGAACCGGCCGCCATGGCCGAGACGTTCCGGGAGTGGAACACGGGTGAGCTCGACTCCTATCTCATCGAGATCACCGCCGAGGTCCTCGCGCAGGTGGACGCCGAGACCGGGGCACCGCTGGTGGACGTCATCGTGGACCGCGCGGGGCAGAAGGGCACCGGCCGCTGGACGGTCAAGTCCGCTCTCGACCTGGGCGTGCCGGTGACGGGTATCGCCGAGGCCGTGTTCGCGCGCGCCCTCTCGAGCTCGGTGCCCCAGCGTGAAGCCGGCCGGGCACTGCCCTCCGGCGCCGTGTCGACCCCCGCCGAGACCGGCCCGGACTTCGTCGAGGACGTACGCAGGGCGCTCTACGCCTCCAAGGTCATCGCTTATGCCCAGGGTTTCGATCAGATCACCGCTGCCAACGCGGAGCACGGTTGGGACGTAGCGCGAGGCGATCTCGCCACCATCTGGCGGGGCGGTTGCATCATCCGCGCCACCTTCCTCGACCGCATCCGCGAGGCGTACGCGGAGAACGGCGATCTGCCCACGCTCCTCGCCGCCCCGTACTTCGCGGAGGCCCTGGCGGACTGCGTCGACAGCTGGCGCCGGGTCGTGACGACCGCGGTCGCCGCCGGGATCCCCGCTCCCGGCTTCTCCGCTGCCCTCGCCTACTACGACGGGCTCCGGACCGAGCGTCTGCCGGCCGCGCTCATCCAGGGTCAGCGCGACTTCTTCGGCGCGCACACCTACCTGCGGACCGATCGTGAAGGCAGTTTCCACACGCTCTGGAGCGGCGACCGTTCCGAGGTGCGGGCCTGA
- a CDS encoding NAD(P)/FAD-dependent oxidoreductase, giving the protein MTEPATDQVTATAPAGRRHRVAIIGSGFGGLFAAQQLAKADVDVTLVARTGHHLFQPLLYQVATGILSVGEIAPPTRLILRDQKNATVVLGDVDKIDVAGKKIHASAGHIDFDLEYDSLIVAAGANQSYFGNDHFERWAPGMKTVDDALELRSRILGCFEQAEVIDDEEERRRLLTFIIVGAGPTGVEMAGQVAELAQHTLKDSFRRIDPASARVILLDAAPAVLPPFGNNLGNAARARLEKMGVEIQLNAMVTNVDYQGIEVKDPDGSVRRIDASCKIWSAGVQASPLGKQLADQTDAETDRAGRVLVNKDLSLPGHPEIFVVGDMMSLDGLPGVAQVAIQGGKYAAKQIVAEVEKGRTPAERKPFKYFDKGSMATVSRYSAVVKMGPVEISGFIAWVMWLVVHLAYLIGFKNRITTMFSWGMHMGGDQRSQLTSTKQWVYARQAIERVAADEAAALRSSEQSRVEPQEEPQESARAASTAD; this is encoded by the coding sequence GCCGCCGGCACCGCGTCGCCATCATCGGCTCCGGCTTCGGCGGGCTGTTCGCCGCCCAGCAACTCGCCAAGGCGGACGTCGACGTGACCCTGGTGGCCAGGACCGGCCACCACCTGTTCCAGCCGCTCCTGTACCAGGTGGCCACAGGCATCCTCTCCGTGGGCGAGATCGCCCCGCCGACTCGGCTCATCCTCCGCGACCAGAAGAACGCCACCGTCGTCCTCGGCGACGTCGACAAGATCGACGTGGCGGGGAAGAAGATCCACGCCTCGGCCGGCCACATCGACTTCGATCTGGAGTACGACAGCCTGATCGTCGCCGCCGGCGCGAACCAGTCCTACTTCGGCAACGACCACTTCGAGCGGTGGGCGCCGGGGATGAAGACCGTCGACGACGCGCTCGAGCTGCGCAGCCGCATCCTCGGCTGCTTCGAACAGGCCGAGGTCATCGACGACGAGGAGGAGCGCCGCCGACTGCTGACCTTCATCATCGTCGGTGCCGGACCCACCGGCGTCGAGATGGCGGGGCAGGTCGCAGAGCTGGCCCAGCACACTCTGAAGGACAGCTTCCGTCGCATCGATCCGGCCTCCGCGCGGGTCATCCTCCTCGATGCCGCCCCGGCGGTGCTGCCGCCCTTCGGCAACAACCTCGGCAACGCGGCCCGCGCCCGTCTGGAGAAGATGGGCGTCGAGATCCAGCTCAACGCGATGGTGACGAACGTCGACTACCAGGGCATCGAGGTCAAGGACCCGGACGGCTCGGTCCGCCGGATCGACGCCTCGTGCAAGATCTGGTCCGCCGGCGTCCAGGCGAGCCCCCTCGGCAAACAGCTCGCGGATCAGACGGATGCGGAGACCGACCGGGCCGGACGCGTGCTGGTCAACAAGGATCTCTCCCTGCCCGGCCACCCCGAGATCTTCGTCGTGGGCGACATGATGAGTCTCGACGGTCTACCCGGCGTCGCTCAGGTCGCCATCCAGGGCGGCAAGTACGCGGCCAAGCAGATCGTCGCCGAGGTGGAGAAGGGACGGACGCCGGCCGAGCGGAAGCCCTTCAAGTACTTCGACAAGGGCTCCATGGCCACGGTGTCGCGCTACAGCGCGGTCGTGAAGATGGGCCCGGTCGAGATCTCGGGCTTCATCGCCTGGGTCATGTGGCTGGTCGTGCACCTCGCGTACCTGATCGGTTTCAAGAACCGGATCACCACCATGTTCTCCTGGGGGATGCACATGGGTGGCGACCAGCGGTCGCAGCTGACCTCCACCAAGCAATGGGTCTACGCGCGCCAGGCCATCGAGCGGGTGGCCGCTGACGAGGCCGCTGCGCTCCGGTCCTCCGAGCAGTCCCGGGTCGAGCCGCAGGAAGAGCCGCAGGAATCAGCGCGGGCCGCCTCGACGGCCGACTGA
- a CDS encoding PaaI family thioesterase: MSDAARSEFIDMIRAHSGTGFGGGVGMEYTEVTPDKVVVTVTVGPHLHQPYGIVHGGVYCAIAEEVASVAGAVWLGGEGKVVGVNNSTDFLRAVTEGTLTATGTPVHRGRSQQLWRVEIEDDRGRTAAVGQVRLANLQ; encoded by the coding sequence ATGTCCGACGCGGCTCGCAGTGAATTCATCGACATGATCCGTGCCCATTCCGGGACCGGGTTCGGGGGCGGTGTCGGAATGGAGTACACCGAGGTGACACCCGACAAGGTGGTCGTCACGGTGACGGTGGGTCCGCACCTGCACCAGCCCTACGGGATCGTTCACGGTGGCGTGTACTGCGCGATCGCGGAGGAGGTCGCGAGTGTCGCGGGCGCGGTGTGGCTCGGCGGCGAGGGCAAGGTGGTCGGTGTCAACAACTCGACCGACTTCCTGCGGGCGGTCACGGAGGGCACGCTCACAGCGACGGGCACTCCCGTCCACCGCGGGCGCTCCCAGCAGCTCTGGCGGGTGGAGATCGAGGACGACCGGGGGCGGACCGCAGCAGTCGGACAGGTCCGGCTCGCCAACCTGCAGTAG